A single Alcanivorax borkumensis SK2 DNA region contains:
- a CDS encoding primosomal protein N', with protein MSSKNTLQIALPVPLPGCFDYALHGTVIPPRGSRVKVPFGRRTLIGLVHGHAPSDYPKLKAVEAVIDEEPVLPDELYQLCERAARYYHHPLGEVLNYALPTLLRQGGDAQASLEKRWQISERGQHVSDDQVSRAPRQRDALRILREHPQGLSSAMLAALDVSASALNSLREKSWANQIHVDTRPEVPRETLAQAPLAANAEQRGAIQAIQKAKGFAPFLLDGITGSGKTEVYLQAMAPLLAAGKQVMVLVPEIGLTPQTVQRFKQRFAVPVVTLHSGLSDRERLDNWLAAREGHARIIIGTRSAIFTPMLNPALIIVDEAHDSSLKQQDGFRYHARDLATWRAQQLEIPVILGSATPALETLHLTRQGRFQWLKLSQRATAQSRPPIEIVDARLAPPGNPLLPLSLQALKQCVEAGNQGLVFINRRGYAPMILCHDCGWQAECKRCDSFLTWHRNDQALRCHHCGYQQPVPSRCPDCGSSAIQEAGSGTEKLTELLEQSLPVPVIRIDRDATRRKGALDAHLAQIQKGEPAVMVGTQMLAKGHHFPKLTLVVILDMDSGFLSADFRGPEQAAQLLLQVAGRSGREGKGRVILQSRHPDHHLLQLAASGDYPQLATTLLEERQMAGLPPHGHLALFRCEAMTMGTAMNFLQQLSTTAVPQDVHVLGPIPAPMEKRAGRFRTQLLLQCSQRAPLHQALNVLLEQARKLPEGRQCRWHVDVDPIDML; from the coding sequence GTGTCATCCAAGAATACCCTGCAAATTGCCCTGCCCGTTCCCCTACCCGGGTGTTTTGACTATGCGCTGCACGGCACAGTGATACCGCCCCGAGGGAGCCGAGTCAAAGTTCCCTTTGGGCGCCGCACCCTCATCGGCCTTGTCCACGGCCATGCTCCCAGCGATTATCCAAAGCTGAAAGCTGTAGAGGCGGTGATCGACGAAGAGCCCGTTCTGCCCGATGAGCTTTACCAGCTCTGTGAGCGGGCGGCCCGCTACTACCACCACCCTCTTGGGGAGGTGCTGAATTACGCACTCCCCACCTTGTTACGCCAAGGCGGCGACGCCCAAGCCAGCCTGGAGAAACGCTGGCAGATTAGCGAACGGGGCCAGCATGTTAGCGATGACCAAGTTAGCCGCGCCCCGCGCCAGCGAGACGCTTTGCGCATTTTGCGTGAGCATCCCCAAGGCCTGAGCAGCGCCATGCTAGCGGCACTGGACGTAAGCGCATCCGCCCTGAACAGCCTGCGCGAAAAGAGCTGGGCAAACCAAATTCACGTGGATACCCGCCCTGAGGTCCCACGAGAAACCCTGGCCCAGGCCCCGCTGGCCGCCAACGCCGAGCAGCGTGGGGCAATCCAGGCAATCCAGAAAGCCAAGGGGTTCGCCCCCTTCCTGCTGGACGGCATCACCGGCAGCGGCAAAACCGAAGTCTACCTGCAAGCCATGGCGCCGCTGCTGGCCGCCGGCAAACAGGTAATGGTGCTGGTTCCGGAAATCGGCCTGACCCCACAAACGGTACAGCGCTTCAAGCAGCGCTTTGCCGTGCCTGTTGTCACGCTGCATTCTGGGCTCAGCGACCGAGAACGGCTGGACAACTGGCTCGCCGCCCGTGAGGGTCACGCGCGCATTATCATCGGCACTCGCTCAGCCATCTTCACGCCCATGCTGAACCCCGCTTTGATCATTGTGGACGAAGCCCACGACAGCTCCCTCAAACAGCAAGATGGCTTCCGCTACCACGCGCGGGATCTGGCCACCTGGCGCGCCCAGCAGTTGGAAATCCCGGTCATTCTGGGCAGCGCCACACCGGCACTGGAAACCCTGCATCTAACTAGGCAAGGCCGTTTCCAGTGGCTGAAACTGTCCCAACGCGCCACCGCCCAGAGCCGCCCCCCCATCGAAATTGTTGATGCCCGCCTAGCCCCCCCCGGCAACCCACTACTGCCCCTCTCTTTGCAAGCGCTTAAACAATGCGTAGAGGCAGGTAATCAGGGGCTGGTGTTTATCAACCGCCGCGGCTATGCCCCCATGATTCTCTGCCACGACTGTGGCTGGCAAGCAGAGTGCAAGCGTTGCGATAGCTTCCTCACCTGGCATCGCAATGACCAGGCCCTGCGCTGCCATCATTGCGGCTATCAACAGCCGGTGCCTAGCCGCTGCCCGGATTGCGGCTCCAGCGCCATTCAGGAAGCCGGTAGTGGCACCGAAAAGCTCACCGAGCTGCTTGAACAGTCCCTACCGGTACCGGTGATTCGCATCGACCGGGATGCCACTCGCCGCAAGGGCGCCTTAGATGCGCATCTGGCACAAATCCAAAAAGGCGAGCCCGCCGTCATGGTCGGCACTCAGATGCTGGCCAAGGGCCACCATTTCCCCAAACTGACCTTGGTGGTGATCCTCGATATGGATTCTGGCTTTCTCAGCGCCGACTTCCGCGGCCCTGAACAGGCCGCACAGTTGCTACTACAGGTGGCCGGCCGCAGCGGCCGCGAAGGCAAAGGCCGGGTGATTCTGCAGAGCCGCCACCCGGATCATCACTTACTGCAACTAGCGGCCAGCGGCGACTACCCACAACTGGCCACCACCCTGCTAGAAGAGCGACAGATGGCCGGACTGCCCCCCCACGGGCACTTGGCTCTGTTCCGCTGCGAAGCCATGACCATGGGCACCGCCATGAACTTTCTGCAACAGCTAAGCACTACTGCGGTTCCGCAGGATGTTCACGTCCTTGGCCCGATTCCCGCCCCCATGGAAAAACGTGCGGGCCGTTTCCGCACCCAGCTACTGCTGCAATGCAGCCAACGGGCGCCGTTACATCAAGCCCTTAACGTGCTATTGGAACAGGCCCGCAAACTCCCTGAGGGGCGTCAATGCCGCTGGCACGTGGATGTGGATCCGATTGATATGTTATAG
- the argS gene encoding arginine--tRNA ligase — MKERLISLIESALDTLITDGTLPADAKRPVQIDRTRDKSHGDFATNIALMLAKPAGMKPRDLAEKLIAALPNDSAVAKVDIAGPGFINFFQADDWLTGLLDSALADDFLGISRPEQPQTVVVDYSSPNLAKEMHVGHLRSTIIGDAVVRTLEFLGHTVIRQNHVGDWGTQFGMLLAYLEEQKTEEGERELSRELANLETFYRAAKQRFDESDSFADRARALVVKLQSGDDYCLTLWAEFNQVSLSHCQAIYDRLGVSLTPADVHGESAYNDDLAQVVADLDSKGLLSESQGAQCVFMDAFKNKEGEPLPVIVRKADGGYLYATSDLAALRYRASTLRADRMLYFVDQRQALHFQQMFTLAKLAGFVPEQTELAHMGFGTMNGPDGRPFKTRDGGTVKLVDLLDEAEQRAFALVQEKNPQLDDEELRNIARSVGIGAVKYADLSKNRSSDYIFNFEQMLSFEGNTAPYLLYAYTRVASVFRKAELDMANVSGDFLLNEDAEHTLAARLVQFGEVLQNVADKGQPHLLSAYLYDVAGLFSSFYEHCPILSSEDERIRQSRLKLAALTARTLKHGMELLGLSPLERM, encoded by the coding sequence ATGAAAGAACGCCTGATATCCCTTATTGAAAGCGCCTTGGACACCCTGATCACCGACGGTACTCTGCCCGCTGACGCCAAGCGCCCAGTGCAAATTGACCGCACCCGGGACAAGAGCCACGGTGACTTTGCCACCAATATCGCGCTGATGCTGGCCAAACCCGCCGGCATGAAGCCTCGTGATCTAGCAGAAAAGCTGATCGCCGCTCTGCCCAACGACAGCGCCGTGGCCAAAGTCGACATCGCCGGGCCCGGATTTATCAATTTCTTCCAGGCCGATGACTGGCTCACCGGCCTATTGGATTCCGCCCTGGCCGACGACTTTCTCGGCATTAGCCGGCCAGAGCAGCCCCAAACCGTGGTGGTGGACTACTCCTCACCCAATCTGGCCAAAGAAATGCACGTGGGCCACCTGCGCTCCACCATCATCGGCGACGCCGTGGTGCGTACCCTGGAATTTCTCGGTCACACCGTGATTCGCCAGAATCATGTGGGCGATTGGGGCACCCAGTTCGGCATGCTTCTCGCTTATCTGGAGGAGCAAAAAACCGAAGAAGGTGAGCGCGAGCTGAGCCGTGAACTGGCCAACCTGGAAACGTTCTACCGGGCCGCCAAACAACGCTTCGATGAATCCGACAGCTTCGCCGACCGGGCCCGCGCCCTGGTGGTAAAACTGCAATCCGGCGACGACTACTGCCTGACCCTTTGGGCAGAGTTTAATCAGGTATCGCTAAGCCACTGCCAAGCGATCTACGACCGCTTAGGCGTCAGCCTGACACCGGCAGACGTGCACGGCGAAAGCGCCTACAACGACGACCTGGCGCAAGTGGTGGCAGATCTGGACAGCAAAGGGCTGCTCAGTGAAAGCCAGGGCGCTCAATGTGTGTTTATGGACGCCTTCAAAAACAAGGAAGGCGAACCGCTGCCGGTGATTGTGCGTAAAGCCGACGGCGGCTACCTGTATGCCACCAGCGACTTGGCAGCCCTGCGTTACCGCGCCAGCACCCTGCGGGCTGACCGCATGCTGTACTTTGTCGATCAGCGCCAGGCACTTCATTTCCAACAAATGTTCACCTTGGCAAAACTGGCCGGCTTTGTGCCCGAACAGACCGAGCTGGCCCACATGGGCTTTGGCACCATGAACGGTCCAGATGGCCGCCCATTCAAGACCCGCGACGGTGGCACGGTTAAACTGGTAGACCTACTCGACGAAGCAGAGCAACGGGCCTTTGCCCTAGTGCAAGAAAAGAACCCGCAGCTGGACGACGAAGAATTACGCAACATTGCCCGCTCTGTGGGCATCGGCGCGGTAAAATACGCCGACTTGTCGAAAAACCGCAGCAGCGACTACATCTTCAACTTCGAACAAATGCTCAGCTTTGAAGGTAACACCGCCCCCTACCTGCTTTACGCCTACACTCGTGTAGCCAGCGTATTCCGCAAGGCCGAGCTGGACATGGCTAACGTAAGCGGCGACTTCCTGTTAAACGAAGACGCAGAACACACTCTCGCCGCGCGCCTAGTGCAATTTGGTGAAGTACTGCAGAACGTAGCCGACAAGGGCCAACCGCACCTGCTCAGCGCCTACCTGTACGATGTGGCCGGCCTGTTTTCCAGTTTCTATGAGCATTGCCCCATCCTCAGCAGCGAAGATGAGCGCATTCGGCAAAGCCGCCTTAAGTTGGCCGCCCTCACCGCCCGCACTCTCAAACACGGCATGGAATTGCTGGGCCTGAGCCCACTGGAGCGCATGTAA
- a CDS encoding SPOR domain-containing protein, translating into MAKNTRRGASRGPARKKTPQRQVPGWVWLFTGLMVGLFVAFLFHLGKTQIEQGSSTGVTNNDKPAKTKAEPKPGPKNESGDDSPKFDFYAVLPKMEVIVPQNETDSGSHTTSKPDATKKPTTTRKPEAGTRNSNEKYLLQAGSFRRNEDADRRRAELILKGFEANIQSVNLDSGDSWHRVMIGPYNNLNAMHRAQDQLASNGIETLPIKMKK; encoded by the coding sequence ATGGCGAAGAACACCCGGCGCGGCGCCAGCCGCGGCCCTGCCCGCAAAAAGACACCCCAGCGCCAGGTACCCGGCTGGGTGTGGTTGTTTACAGGTCTCATGGTCGGGCTGTTTGTGGCCTTCCTGTTTCACCTGGGAAAAACCCAGATTGAACAGGGCAGCAGCACAGGGGTAACCAACAACGACAAACCCGCCAAAACCAAGGCCGAGCCAAAACCAGGGCCTAAGAATGAATCCGGTGACGACTCACCCAAATTCGACTTCTATGCGGTATTACCCAAGATGGAAGTGATCGTGCCACAGAACGAAACCGACAGTGGCTCACATACCACCAGCAAACCGGATGCCACCAAGAAGCCGACAACAACCCGCAAGCCAGAAGCCGGCACTCGCAATAGCAACGAGAAGTATTTGCTACAGGCGGGCAGCTTTCGCCGCAACGAAGATGCCGATCGCCGTCGAGCCGAGCTAATTCTGAAAGGCTTCGAGGCCAACATTCAGTCAGTCAATCTGGACAGCGGCGACAGCTGGCACCGGGTCATGATTGGCCCCTACAACAACCTTAACGCCATGCACCGCGCCCAGGACCAACTGGCCAGCAACGGCATTGAGACTCTGCCAATCAAAATGAAAAAATAA
- the hslV gene encoding ATP-dependent protease subunit HslV, whose product MEQYRGTTIVSVRRGNNVVIGGDGQVSLGNTVMKGNARKVRRLFHGKVIAGFAGGTADAFTLFERFEAQLEKHQGHLVRAAVELAKDWRTDRALRRLEALLAVADKESSLIITGNGDVIEPEKDGLIAIGSGGPFAQSAATALLDNTDLPARDIVAKALTIAGDICIYTNHNHTFEELDG is encoded by the coding sequence GTGGAGCAGTATCGCGGTACAACCATTGTTTCTGTTCGTCGAGGCAACAACGTCGTCATCGGTGGCGATGGCCAGGTTAGCCTGGGCAACACTGTCATGAAGGGCAACGCCCGCAAGGTTCGTCGGCTTTTTCATGGCAAAGTCATTGCCGGATTCGCCGGTGGCACCGCCGACGCCTTTACCCTGTTCGAACGTTTCGAAGCCCAGCTGGAAAAGCACCAGGGCCACTTAGTCCGCGCCGCCGTGGAGCTGGCCAAAGACTGGCGTACCGACCGAGCCCTACGCCGGCTGGAAGCCCTGCTGGCAGTCGCCGACAAGGAAAGTTCACTAATTATTACCGGCAACGGCGACGTGATTGAGCCGGAAAAAGATGGCTTGATCGCCATCGGCTCGGGTGGCCCCTTCGCCCAGTCCGCCGCGACTGCCCTGCTGGATAATACCGATCTGCCAGCCCGAGACATCGTCGCCAAGGCGCTCACTATTGCCGGCGATATCTGTATTTACACCAATCACAACCACACCTTCGAAGAGCTGGACGGTTAA
- the hslU gene encoding ATP-dependent protease ATPase subunit HslU, which yields MASLTPKDIVSELNRHIVGQDAAKRAVALALRTRWRRMQLPEEMRAEVAPKNILMIGPTGVGKTEIARRLAKLADAPFIKVEATKFTEVGYVGRDVESIIRDLMEVAIKLLRDKEIARVGSQADDAAEERILDALLPPARTDDSSANTDNSTRQIFRKKLREGELDDKEIDVDVASNPAGIDIMAPPGMEEMTSQLQQMFSKMGNNQQRKSQKLKVREAYRLIRDEEAARFVNEDELKVQAIDAVENSGIVFIDEIDKVAKRGEGGGTDVSREGVQRDLLPLIEGSTVSTKYGMVKTDHILFIASGAFHLSRPSDLIPELQGRLPIRVELSPLSPDDFQRILTEPKCSLTEQYKALLETEGLNLEITDDCIRRIAEVAWQVNERTENIGARRLHTVLEKLLEEISFDADSLATQYHDKPLVLDAEAVDRYLGELADDEDLSRYIL from the coding sequence ATGGCTTCCCTGACACCCAAAGACATTGTTTCCGAACTCAATCGCCACATCGTCGGTCAGGACGCGGCCAAGAGAGCCGTGGCTCTGGCGCTACGCACCCGTTGGCGTCGCATGCAACTGCCCGAAGAAATGCGTGCCGAAGTGGCGCCCAAAAACATTCTAATGATCGGCCCCACCGGGGTAGGTAAAACTGAAATCGCCCGCCGCTTGGCCAAACTGGCGGATGCCCCCTTCATCAAGGTAGAAGCCACCAAATTTACTGAGGTGGGCTACGTGGGCCGGGATGTGGAGTCCATTATCCGTGACCTGATGGAAGTAGCCATCAAGCTGTTGCGCGACAAGGAAATTGCCCGTGTCGGCAGCCAGGCCGATGACGCTGCGGAAGAGCGCATCCTCGACGCTCTGCTGCCTCCGGCTCGCACCGATGACAGCAGCGCCAACACCGACAACAGCACACGCCAGATCTTCCGCAAGAAGCTGCGCGAAGGCGAGCTGGACGACAAGGAAATCGACGTGGACGTGGCCAGCAACCCGGCCGGCATCGATATCATGGCGCCCCCAGGCATGGAAGAAATGACCAGCCAGCTGCAGCAGATGTTTTCCAAAATGGGCAACAACCAGCAGCGCAAGAGCCAGAAACTCAAAGTTCGCGAAGCCTATCGCCTGATTCGCGACGAAGAGGCCGCCCGCTTCGTCAACGAAGACGAACTAAAAGTGCAGGCCATCGACGCGGTGGAAAACAGCGGCATCGTCTTCATCGATGAAATCGACAAGGTGGCCAAACGCGGCGAAGGCGGCGGTACCGACGTCTCTCGCGAAGGGGTACAGCGCGACCTGCTACCCTTGATCGAAGGCTCCACTGTATCCACAAAATACGGCATGGTGAAAACAGATCACATTCTGTTTATCGCCTCCGGCGCCTTCCATCTGTCTCGCCCCAGCGACCTGATCCCCGAGCTGCAAGGCCGCTTGCCCATCCGCGTAGAGCTAAGCCCGCTGAGCCCGGACGATTTCCAGCGCATCCTCACCGAGCCAAAATGCTCACTCACCGAACAGTACAAGGCGCTACTGGAAACCGAGGGGCTGAATCTGGAGATCACCGACGATTGCATCCGCCGCATTGCGGAAGTGGCTTGGCAGGTCAACGAACGCACCGAGAACATCGGCGCGCGCCGCCTGCACACGGTGCTGGAAAAGCTGCTGGAAGAAATCAGCTTTGACGCCGACTCTCTCGCCACCCAGTATCACGACAAGCCGCTGGTACTGGACGCAGAGGCTGTCGACCGTTACCTGGGAGAGCTGGCCGATGACGAAGATCTGAGCCGGTATATTCTGTAA
- a CDS encoding FFLEELY motif protein, with protein MTAGQQLQHYLDRFFALRQHGDDALFLTRLRRLQNWQAERLTRTHAHLLDDPVTAEGVRFLLEDVYGGRELLPVAREVHRALPKAMKLLPDKVMATSAAALEAAILTQELDEAVTDILGDQLDQPIDETIYLAGFRQPTHHDDRQRQLQLVAELGHRLDRYIRSRMLHATFRMVRKPAHAAGFANLYDFMDRSFRVMKPVPSVGLLLEQLAAREEAIMGKVFACHPSPFEN; from the coding sequence ATGACCGCCGGCCAACAACTACAACACTATCTCGACCGTTTTTTTGCCCTGCGCCAGCATGGCGACGATGCCCTGTTTCTAACCCGACTGCGGCGCCTGCAGAATTGGCAGGCAGAGCGCCTCACGCGCACCCATGCCCACCTTCTCGATGACCCGGTAACCGCCGAGGGAGTCCGTTTCCTTTTAGAAGACGTCTACGGTGGCCGCGAACTACTGCCGGTGGCGCGGGAAGTCCACAGGGCCTTGCCCAAGGCGATGAAACTACTGCCCGACAAGGTCATGGCCACCTCCGCCGCGGCATTGGAAGCCGCCATTCTCACCCAGGAACTTGACGAGGCGGTCACCGACATCCTCGGCGACCAACTCGACCAGCCCATTGATGAAACCATCTACTTGGCTGGATTCCGCCAGCCGACCCACCATGACGACCGTCAGCGGCAGCTACAACTGGTAGCCGAACTGGGTCATCGGCTGGATCGCTATATCCGCTCGCGGATGCTCCACGCCACCTTCAGAATGGTCCGCAAACCGGCCCATGCGGCAGGCTTTGCGAACCTGTATGATTTCATGGATCGCAGTTTCCGAGTGATGAAACCCGTCCCCAGCGTGGGGCTGCTGCTTGAACAGCTGGCCGCCCGGGAAGAAGCCATTATGGGAAAGGTTTTCGCCTGTCACCCATCGCCTTTCGAGAATTGA
- the ubiE gene encoding bifunctional demethylmenaquinone methyltransferase/2-methoxy-6-polyprenyl-1,4-benzoquinol methylase UbiE, producing MSDDNKVTHFGYQQVPWQEKQQKVAGVFRSVAGKYDVMNDLISMGSHRILKRMTIELAGIRPGHKVLDLAGGTGDLAIKFSRLVGETGQVVLADINDAMLDVGRDRLFDAGCSHNTQVTQVNGECLPFEDNSFHCITIAFGLRNITDKDAALRSMLRVLKPGGRLLVLEFSTPTNKHLAKAYEAYSFAVWPKLGKLIVNDPDSYQYLAESIRMHPDQDTLQGMMDNAGFARTEYFNMIGGIVALHRGFKF from the coding sequence ATGTCCGACGATAACAAGGTCACACACTTCGGCTACCAACAAGTGCCATGGCAGGAAAAGCAACAGAAAGTGGCAGGCGTATTTCGCTCGGTGGCGGGCAAATACGATGTCATGAATGACCTGATCTCCATGGGTAGCCACCGCATTCTCAAGCGCATGACCATTGAGCTCGCGGGCATTCGTCCGGGCCACAAAGTGCTCGACCTTGCTGGCGGCACCGGCGATCTAGCGATCAAATTTTCCCGGCTGGTTGGCGAAACCGGCCAAGTGGTGCTGGCTGATATCAACGACGCGATGCTAGACGTGGGCCGCGACCGCCTGTTCGATGCTGGCTGCAGCCACAACACTCAAGTCACTCAGGTTAACGGCGAGTGCCTGCCGTTCGAAGACAACAGTTTCCACTGCATCACCATTGCCTTCGGCCTGCGCAACATCACCGATAAAGACGCCGCCCTGCGTTCCATGTTGCGGGTCCTGAAACCCGGCGGGCGCCTGCTGGTGCTGGAGTTTTCCACCCCCACCAATAAGCACCTAGCCAAAGCCTACGAGGCCTATTCCTTTGCTGTCTGGCCCAAACTGGGCAAGCTCATCGTCAACGACCCCGACAGCTACCAGTACCTAGCCGAATCCATTCGCATGCACCCAGACCAAGATACCCTACAGGGCATGATGGACAACGCTGGCTTTGCCCGCACCGAATACTTCAACATGATTGGCGGCATCGTGGCCCTGCACAGAGGATTCAAATTTTGA
- a CDS encoding ubiquinone biosynthesis accessory factor UbiJ — translation MSLKDQSRSPGLLSTTALATVERAINTALRSDPASAERLAVHAGRLIAIEATLPPVAIYGLIVEDGVELYHRSDATPDVAVKGSPMDLASLLLNWKTRPGVIGGPVNINGNRDFLQELQQIANDLQIDWGAILEPITGSELAQQLDYSARRLFGWAKQAASRLTEQLGDYVGNESGLTPRRRDVYEFGQDVDELRMDVDRLDARIQRLRSRSTSSSPSSPQDSGSSPH, via the coding sequence TTGAGCCTGAAAGACCAGTCACGCTCTCCCGGGCTGCTCTCTACCACCGCCCTGGCCACCGTGGAGCGAGCCATCAACACGGCCCTGCGATCTGACCCCGCCAGCGCAGAGCGCCTGGCCGTACACGCCGGCCGGCTTATTGCCATTGAGGCCACACTGCCCCCCGTGGCCATCTACGGGTTAATCGTGGAAGACGGCGTGGAGCTCTACCACCGCAGTGATGCCACCCCGGATGTGGCGGTGAAAGGCAGCCCCATGGATCTGGCCTCGCTACTGCTCAACTGGAAAACCCGCCCCGGCGTTATTGGCGGCCCCGTGAATATCAATGGCAACCGTGATTTCCTACAGGAGCTGCAGCAGATTGCCAACGATCTGCAGATCGATTGGGGCGCCATCCTGGAGCCGATTACCGGATCAGAATTGGCACAGCAATTGGATTACAGTGCTCGGCGCCTGTTCGGCTGGGCCAAACAAGCGGCCTCCCGTCTGACCGAGCAGCTAGGCGATTATGTCGGCAACGAATCCGGGCTTACCCCCCGTCGCCGTGACGTTTACGAATTCGGCCAAGACGTGGATGAACTGCGTATGGATGTGGACCGCCTGGACGCTCGCATTCAACGGTTAAGAAGCCGCTCGACTTCCTCATCACCCTCCTCGCCACAGGATTCCGGGAGCTCACCACACTAA
- a CDS encoding AarF/UbiB family protein, producing the protein MPPITRMLVVIHVICRYRLISLLPPHPTKGLLLILQYLVPASWLGTGHLSEGERLQKALEQLGPIFIKFGQLLATRQDMLPPEWVAALARLQDQVAPFDGEQARALVEASLHQPLDEVFRDFDSTPIAAASVAQVHAATLHNGQQVVAKVLRPTIRPVVERDLKVMAFGARWLERLWRDARYFRPVRVVQDYREILLGELDLAAEARNSETMRRHFLFSPLLHIPAIHLELSSPTVIIMDRIHGIPVNDIERIKAAGIDPKVLAERGVEIFFAQVFRFNFFHADMHPGNIFVNPEHPESPQYMAIDAAIAGRLSKDDLNILGRMVLAVMREDYSALVDAVIRAGWNTAPIDRSRFERAVIDIVEPVRSAQLDQLEFAPLVMKLFDMARTYHIEMPVQYILLMKTLVHIEGLGRSIYPQLDIWSTGRPLLEAWMLAEYGPSATLKKLQNRLPEWSAQLPDMPDLLRDGLESLRNLPYQQDRQEARFEQQLVRHRQKLFAGLVALGCAGAALWLANPYSWALGGAAAILGSWSWRR; encoded by the coding sequence ATGCCGCCGATTACCCGTATGCTGGTGGTGATCCATGTGATCTGCCGCTACCGGCTAATATCCTTGCTTCCCCCACACCCCACCAAGGGGTTATTGCTTATTCTCCAATATCTGGTGCCTGCTAGCTGGCTCGGCACCGGCCACCTAAGCGAAGGGGAGCGTCTACAGAAAGCCCTGGAGCAACTAGGCCCGATTTTCATCAAATTCGGCCAACTGCTGGCCACCCGGCAAGACATGCTGCCGCCGGAGTGGGTCGCCGCCCTTGCCCGTCTGCAAGATCAGGTTGCCCCATTCGACGGCGAGCAGGCCAGGGCCCTGGTGGAAGCCAGCCTGCACCAACCGCTGGATGAAGTATTCCGTGACTTTGATAGTACGCCTATAGCCGCAGCCTCGGTCGCGCAGGTACACGCCGCCACCCTGCACAACGGCCAGCAAGTGGTTGCCAAAGTGCTGCGCCCTACAATCCGCCCGGTGGTGGAAAGGGATCTGAAAGTCATGGCATTCGGTGCACGCTGGCTGGAACGCCTATGGCGTGATGCTCGCTATTTCCGCCCGGTCCGAGTGGTGCAGGACTACCGAGAGATCCTCCTTGGCGAGCTAGATCTGGCCGCCGAAGCGCGCAACAGCGAAACCATGCGCCGGCATTTTCTGTTCAGCCCACTGCTGCACATCCCGGCCATACATCTGGAACTGTCCAGCCCGACCGTAATCATCATGGATCGCATCCATGGTATTCCGGTGAATGATATCGAGCGCATTAAGGCCGCGGGTATCGACCCAAAAGTGCTGGCCGAACGGGGCGTGGAGATTTTCTTCGCCCAGGTATTCCGCTTCAATTTCTTCCACGCAGACATGCACCCGGGAAATATTTTCGTCAACCCGGAACATCCTGAATCGCCCCAGTACATGGCAATAGACGCTGCCATCGCTGGGCGCTTGTCCAAAGACGATTTGAACATCCTCGGGCGCATGGTGTTGGCGGTAATGCGCGAAGACTACAGCGCCCTAGTCGATGCGGTTATTCGCGCCGGCTGGAATACCGCCCCCATCGACCGCTCCCGGTTCGAACGGGCGGTAATCGACATCGTCGAGCCGGTTCGCTCTGCCCAGCTTGACCAGCTGGAATTCGCGCCCCTAGTAATGAAGCTGTTTGATATGGCGCGTACCTACCATATCGAAATGCCGGTGCAGTACATCCTTCTGATGAAAACCTTGGTGCATATCGAAGGGCTGGGGCGCAGCATCTACCCGCAGCTGGATATCTGGAGCACCGGGCGCCCACTGCTGGAAGCGTGGATGCTGGCCGAGTACGGCCCCAGCGCCACCCTGAAGAAACTACAAAACCGCCTACCGGAATGGTCCGCTCAACTTCCAGACATGCCCGACCTGCTGCGCGACGGGCTGGAAAGCCTGCGAAACCTGCCCTACCAGCAAGATCGCCAGGAAGCCCGTTTCGAGCAGCAGCTAGTGCGTCACCGTCAAAAGCTGTTTGCCGGCCTCGTCGCGCTGGGCTGTGCCGGCGCGGCCCTATGGCTGGCCAACCCCTACAGCTGGGCCTTGGGCGGTGCTGCGGCCATTCTGGGCAGCTGGAGCTGGCGCCGCTAG
- a CDS encoding phosphoribosyl-ATP diphosphatase produces MSDILSELHQVLESRKGANPDSSYVASLYAKGLNKILEKVGEEAIETILAARDAEVSGEHQALISETADLWFHSLVMLAKLGEHPDKVLAELQRRFGLSGHDEKAARSGKH; encoded by the coding sequence ATGTCAGACATACTCAGTGAGCTGCATCAGGTTCTGGAGTCACGCAAGGGCGCCAATCCGGACAGCTCCTATGTGGCCAGCCTGTATGCCAAGGGCCTCAACAAAATCCTGGAAAAAGTCGGCGAAGAAGCGATAGAAACCATCCTTGCGGCCCGAGATGCGGAAGTCAGCGGCGAGCATCAGGCACTGATCAGCGAAACTGCCGATTTATGGTTCCACTCCCTGGTAATGTTGGCCAAACTGGGCGAACACCCAGACAAAGTCCTGGCAGAACTACAACGACGTTTTGGCCTGTCCGGCCATGATGAGAAAGCCGCACGCAGCGGTAAGCACTAA